Proteins from a single region of Campylobacter sp. RM16704:
- the rpsC gene encoding 30S ribosomal protein S3 has translation MGQKVNPIGLRLGINRNWESRWFPTKANLAENIGEDYKIRTFLKRKLYYAGISQILVERTAKKLRVTVVAARPGIIIGKKGSDVDVLRKELQDLIKKEVNINIKEERKAGASAQLAAESVATQLEKRIAFRRAMKKVIQGAQKAGAKGIKVSVSGRLGGAEMARTEWYLEGRVPLHTLRAKIDYGFAEAHTTYGNIGIKVWIFKGEVLQKGVQPEKTEENAPAKKTRRARRGK, from the coding sequence ATGGGACAAAAAGTAAATCCGATTGGTTTAAGACTAGGAATTAATAGAAACTGGGAATCAAGATGGTTTCCTACAAAAGCTAATTTAGCAGAAAATATTGGTGAAGATTATAAAATCAGAACTTTCTTAAAAAGAAAGCTTTATTATGCGGGAATTAGCCAAATTCTTGTAGAAAGAACAGCTAAAAAACTTCGCGTTACTGTTGTAGCTGCAAGACCGGGAATTATTATTGGTAAAAAAGGTAGTGATGTTGATGTTTTAAGGAAAGAACTTCAAGATTTAATCAAAAAAGAAGTTAATATCAATATCAAAGAAGAAAGGAAAGCAGGAGCTTCAGCTCAACTTGCAGCTGAAAGTGTTGCTACTCAACTTGAAAAAAGAATTGCTTTTAGAAGAGCAATGAAAAAAGTAATTCAAGGAGCGCAAAAAGCAGGTGCTAAAGGCATTAAAGTTTCAGTTTCAGGTCGTTTAGGTGGTGCTGAAATGGCAAGAACAGAATGGTATCTAGAAGGTCGTGTTCCACTTCATACTTTAAGAGCAAAAATTGATTATGGTTTTGCAGAAGCACATACAACTTATGGAAATATAGGTATTAAAGTATGGATTTTTAAAGGTGAAGTTTTACAAAAAGGTGTTCAACCTGAAAAAACCGAAGAAAACGCTCCGGCTAAAAAAACTAGAAGAGCAAGAAGAGGTAAATAA
- the rpsS gene encoding 30S ribosomal protein S19: protein MARSLKKGPFVDDHVMKKVIAAKKANDGKPIKTWSRRSTIIPDMIGLTFNVHNGKSFIPVYVTENHIGYKLGEFAPTRTFKGHKGSVQKKIGK, encoded by the coding sequence ATGGCTAGGTCACTAAAAAAAGGTCCTTTTGTTGATGACCATGTAATGAAAAAAGTCATCGCTGCTAAAAAAGCTAACGATGGTAAGCCAATTAAAACTTGGTCAAGACGCAGCACTATTATACCTGATATGATAGGTTTAACTTTTAATGTTCATAATGGAAAAAGCTTTATCCCAGTATATGTTACTGAAAATCATATAGGTTATAAATTAGGTGAATTTGCGCCTACTAGAACATTTAAGGGTCATAAAGGCTCTGTTCAGAAAAAAATAGGTAAGTAA
- the rplV gene encoding 50S ribosomal protein L22 encodes MSRALIKFIRLSPTKARLIAREVQGMNAELALASLKFMPNKGAKFIANAISSAVANGGFEANEVVVSSCRVDAGAVLKRFRPRARGSASRIRKPTSHILVEVSKIEASAEKTTKAKKASVKKES; translated from the coding sequence ATGAGTAGAGCATTAATTAAATTCATAAGATTATCTCCAACTAAAGCGAGATTGATTGCTAGAGAAGTTCAAGGTATGAATGCAGAACTTGCATTAGCTAGTTTAAAATTTATGCCAAATAAAGGTGCTAAATTTATAGCAAATGCTATTTCAAGTGCTGTAGCAAATGGTGGATTTGAAGCAAATGAAGTTGTTGTTTCAAGTTGCCGTGTTGATGCTGGTGCGGTTTTAAAAAGATTTAGACCAAGAGCTAGAGGAAGTGCTAGTCGTATTAGAAAGCCGACTTCACACATTTTGGTAGAAGTTAGTAAAATAGAAGCAAGTGCTGAAAAAACTACAAAAGCTAAAAAAGCATCAGTGAAAAAGGAAAGCTAA